tagaaggactagaggacaccaaaggaaaggaatgggtagcaggcgtcaaactagtaacagaaagttgttcttcacgaagcagagtcaacctgtggaactccttgctgcaggaggctgtgaaggctagaaatagaacagagtttaaagagaagtgagatcaattcatggaggttgggtccatggagtggtattagccagggggtaggagtggtgtccctgcccaaagtttgtggaaggctggagagggatggcacgagacaaatggcttggtcactgtcttcggtccatcccctccagggtccctagggttggccgctgtcggcagacaggctactgggctagatggacctttggtctgacccaggacggccattgtaagctcagggctcagggtcgggggtctcagtggaccaccttgattttcatgcaaacctgctcctgggtggccaggctggcagctctcctgccctagacggccacttttctgtgcctagtgcggaggtcgtggacgaggaccacgatgtccgcactagaccaggcaggtgcccgcctcttgcggtcccggtcGCTGCCAGCGTgctcccaggaagagggggagggctggggggcatcgggtggttggctcgagccgtgccaggtgcagggtctgctggctgggtgctgggaggcttgcacctggcacgggcaccgtagccagcccgtgcccctttaaggggtccgggaccgggaggggggcaatagagtttccctggtgttggccagagtgaccaccagggaaagctggggagggctagcctcccactagttcgaattaaggggctacacactccttaattcgaactagtaagttcgaactaggcttagtcctcgtagaatgaggtttacctagttcgaactaagcgctccgctagttcgaattaagttcgaactagcggagcgctagtgtagcgcctatcaaagttaattcgaactaacgtccattagttcgaattaactttgtggtgtagacatacccaaaggcttCAGTGAGACCAGGCCGGCAGCAGGCAGAGAGGGTTCAGCAGTGGTTCTGAGCCTGCAAGGGGGCATTTGGGCATTTCTTCCAAGAACACAAGGTCTGGCCCAGCCTGCAAAGCAATTCCCCAGAGAGGGGAAGGTAGGAACAAACAGATCTCCCCACCTTTGTATTCCTGTAGGGTAACGCAGGACCACTCCCAGCAGTCTTTTGGGGCGGGCAAGGGAAAGGTGCTGAGCTGTTGCTTCAAGCTGGCTTGCAGGAGTCAGGAAGGGATGTTATCTacactatacgtacagtatgatgggggctaatttggctacgacaaatcaggaaagatcttggagttatcgtggacagttctctgaaaacttctacacaTTGTGTGCTGTGgcagtcaaaaatgcaaataggatgttaggaaatattaagaaagggatagaaaagaagacaaataatatcttactgcccctatataaagctatggtacgctcacatcttgaatactgtctacagatgtggtctcctcacctcaaaaaagatattttggccttggaaagggttcagaaaagggcaactaaaatgattaggagtttggaacgggtcccatatgaagagaggctaaagcgactgggacttttcagtttagaaaagaggagactgagaccaggtctataaaatcatgagtggtgtggagagggtgaataaagaaaagttatttattagttcccataatagaagaactagaggacaccaaatgaaattaatggggagcaggtttaaaattaataaaagaaaattcttcttcacacagcgcacagtcaacctgtggaactcctcgccagaggaggctgtgaaggctaggactataacagagtttaaagagaaactagataatttcatggaggtgaggtccataaaaggctaatagctggggggtaggaatggtgtccctggcctctgtttgtcagaagctggagagggatggcaggagacaaatcacttgatcattgtcttcggtccaccctctctggggcacctggtgctggccactgggttagatggacctatggtctgacccagtatggccattctaatgttcttatcTCTTAGTAGAAGTGGGGCtggatagattcatagaggttaggtccatcaatggctgttagccaggacgggtaggaatggtgtccccagcctctgtttgtctggaggtgggtgccaggggaaggatcacgtgaggattccctgttgtgttccctccccctggggctcctggcattggccgctgtgggcagacaggacactgggctagatgggcctttggtctgactgtTCTGATGTTGGTCTCCAATTTTTTCAACAGTTGATGTGACTAGGGCAGGGCACCAGGACCGAGCTTTGGCGCAGCCCAAGCACTCCTGAAAGGAGCCATCACCAGCAAGGCGATAGAGTGGAGGGGCTTGCTGAGAATGTCAAATGCCAAACGGACCGGTGGGTGGCTGGATCAGCTGGCCTAGTGGGAGGACAAAAGGGAGAGAAGAGCAGGAGCTCTCGACACCGAGTGGAGCCTTCATGAGAGGGGAGCACCAGCCTCTCTCTACCCCACCCTGGCTCTGGGTTTGTCCTCAGCCCCTTCTCAGTGGCATCTCTCCTCTCGGTCGGTCACTTCCGGCCAGCTGGCGCCGTCACACACTCGAACCCCTCGGTctgcaggaagcagcgtgggTCAGGCCTGCGGAGCAACTTCCGTCTGCAGGAGGCCTGTGACACAGGCAGCGTACGGGTTGGAAGGGAGCATGCGGCGGAAGAGATCACTGCATGCAGCTTCACACTGACTGTATCGGCATGGACCCAGGCAACACTGACAGAGCATTCGGAACAACTCTGCTCTGATGGGAGCGTGCAGTGCAGTGAACTTGCAGACCGTCTGCCTGCAGAGGGGATCTGGCCAGGGGCAGAAGCCCTGGCTACTAGAAATACAGGCCtgggtttgcttttgttttgtttttactataAATGGCTCCAGTCATTCGGGAGGGAGCCGACTAAAGGGAATGTCTTTCTCAGGACAGAACGCCGTACATGCCAAGCAGAATGAACTCAGGACTTCTTGGATTCTTGGATCTTCTGGATTTCCTGCAAGCAGACGAAGAAAACAATTGACGGCATGTTGCTCTCTGCAAATAAACCTATTACCCAGACTGTAGGTCATGATGATcctttagtccagtgtttcccaaccaatcgtatgagtacccttaagggtacttgaCTGATGTCTGGGAggtacgtcaacaactgaaatttggagaaaacggaatttttcttttaagttttacaatgttttaatatttttgtacttttacatccaaaaatttcatcatccaCCTGGCtaccattaagttgtttaaacaaatgtgttgcaatggtagaaaaaaaaatgttgcatgTCTGAAAACCTTAGGCACTGGGGGGggacttataattttttttttaaaggggtacttttttttttttaaataaaaggctgagaaacactgctctagcctgACCTCTGGCATGGAACAGGCCATAATGTTTCACCAAGTAACTCTGCATCGAGCCCTCATTTGACGGTGGAGAGGGACTATGCCTTTCAGAAAAACACCCAGCTTTGATTTAGAGCGACTTGGCATCATCCCACACAGTCGCTGGCCAGTTGTTCCAAGGGGTCCTGCCCTTGGGGTTAAAAATGTGTGCTTTGCCTCCTCTCCCAATTTGTCAAGCTTCCGCTTCCAGCCACAAAATCTCATTCCGCCCTTGTCTGCTAGGTTAAAAAGTCAGGGGCTCTCTGACACCTTCTCCCGTGTAGGTATTTACAAGCCACAATCCAATCGCCTCCCTGGTAAAGTCAGGAGACTGACAGTCTCAAAGCTCTCACTGCGTGGCAGATCTTTTGGACTCTGCATCATTCTTTTCGGTCTATTCTGAACTTTTTCAAATTCTTCAGCACCGTGGGTGCAATGTGGGCAGCGGACCGGATACAGAACTCCGGCAGCAGCCTCACTCACGCCAGACAGAGGGAATCCCACGGCCCCGCTCATATATCCATGGATCCCATCAGCCCCCTTAACCACAACAGCGCTTTGGGAGCTTGGGTTGAGCTAGGTACCCACCAGGGACCTTATGCCTttggcagaggccctgctgcccaGCCTACATGCCAAGCTTCAAGGTCTGCTCATGTTCAGCCATCAGCTAGAACAGCTTGGACAGCAGCAGCCCAGAAAGATCGGGAGGTCAACAGCTTTGGGGGTCTATAGGCCACTGCATTTACTGATTATACTCCGGCCAATATCAGTGTGCTTGGCCCAGTCCCAACTGACAAAAGACACGGTCTCTGCTCTGGATAAAACTTCTGCAAATAATGGCCCCTGGCCAGGAAAATACCCCTGCATACCAGAAGTGCCTCCTTAAGGCCAGGGGTCAGCCAGGTACTTGAGCACATGCATGGGAGTGGTATCCCATGGAGGCCAATGGGACTACTCAGACATAAAGAGTTTGTGCGCTTAGCTGTCGTACTGAATGAGGGCCGTGGGAAACGCAATGTTTGTCGAGCATTTCCTTCGGATACTCTAACAAGTGACTCGCCATTTGCAAAGgctttcagggatttgggcttgtttagtctgtgGAAGGGAAGAgttaggggggatttgagagcagccgtcaactccctgaagggaggttccaaagaggctggagagaggctgttctcagtgggggcagatggcagaatgaggagcaatgggctcaagttgcagtgggggagctctacgttggatattaggaaaaactatttccctaggagggtggggaagcactgggatgggttccctaaggaggtggaatttccacccctagaggttttgaagtcccatcttgccaaagccctggctgggatgattgagttggggttggtcctgctctggggagggggatggactCGATGGTTCCCGaagtctctgcccgccctgggattctaccGAAGGCAGCAGAGTCCGGAATGACTTACCTCTGCAAGAATCTCCTTCAGTTCAGAATAGGCTTTTTCTAGATCATTATTGATGATGATCAGGTCGAAAAGGCCAGGCTCGTTACCTAGTGAATTGGAGCAGGAATTAGACTCAGAAAAGACCACTAGCCTAGGACATGGGAGAACTGGATTCAAATCCCGGTTCTGCCACAGACTCATAGGATGGGACTGGGGCAACCGTCCCAAGGCCTGTGATTCGGGGGGAGGGACCCCCCCTCACGCGTCCAGGGGAGCCTGGAGGGCAAGCAGGGGGCAAGGTGCTGGCAATAGCGAATGACCCGGCCCTAGCCCACTTCACCAGCTCCCGACatcgctcaggggagggggcagaagccaGAAAAAGGCGAGGCCAAGGCTTCGGGGAAAGGGCAGGAAAAGGCtggaggcttgggggaaggggcggagcaggagtgggggtgggagtagTCCCAGACCCCACCCACTTCTAAGGACAGTGCTGCCTGAGTGAACGTATTGATCTAGGAGCCCTAGCCATGCACTGGGACCCCatcgtgctaggtgctgtacaacagaacacacgcacacacacaaaccccgcTGTCCACTTGTGCAAGCCATTCACCTCTCTAGGCCTGAGTTCTCCCATCTGTCACAGGGGAAGGCATCTCTTCCCCGCCTCACAGGGTGTTGGGAGGGTCTAGACATTAAAGAGTGTGAGGCACTCAGACACTACCCTGAGGAGGGGGCCGCAAAATGACCTAAGGCAGAAATAAGGGAAGGGTTACCAAGTGAAAAGACCTTTCCGGCATAATGAATGAGAACGCTACGAGGGAACACTGTGctctccctgcgccccccagccacCTCGGCGGGGGTTTAATAGCTGCGAGGTATTGTTACGGAGCGGCTCGTACTGTGAAAACCCCACCAAGCCAGGCCTCGCACACCCTGAAGCACGAAGAACGGTTTAATGGGGAACAGCACAGCATGGGTCCTAGTATCTCTGAGCATCTTTGAGACTGACCCGTCCCCTCCCCTCGTGCCTacaactgggggcagggagggggtcacAGGAGATGGGAAGAAACGGACAGAAGgcgtgaggggaggtgggaagggaccAGAAGGTTCTACCCCCTTGCAAGGGGGCAAAGGATCCACCAGGGGGTGTGCTGTGccagggggtgagggaagggagtCAGAGGAGAAGATTTTGACTGTTAGTGCCCCACGAACAACAGAAGCTGAGGTGTTCTCCTCAGAAACACGCTCCGTGCCCGGGAGGTCTTTTCAGCGGTGATTGCCACACTAGTTTTAGTGGTGACACCGCCCGGCTCCGCCTCATCAGTTCAGGGCAGCAaagccccctcttcccctccagtTCGCTCCCAGGCGCCAAAGCGTCGTGGTCAGTTCGCCTAGCTGGATCATCTGTACACCCGAGATAGGGAGTTCGACCGGGTGCCACACACTCCGACacgctctccctcccctctgcccccaagctgcCTGTGGGTTACACGTctgccagcctcctgcactcACTCAGCTCCATGTCGATGCGAGCTGCGTTCAGCCGCTTCAGTAGGCTCTCCTCAGACTCCGTCTGTCTGTCACGCAGCCTCTTCTCCTAGGTCACAAAGACAACATGCGTCAATGCACTTTCTAAGCACCATTCGGAAGAGAACAGTCAGCCCCGTTCCCCGGAGTGCACTGCTGCCTCACAACCATGCACCAAGTCACAGTCGGCACGTTCACGGCCAGAAAGAGCCACCACAGCCTAACTTCCTGTGGCCATCAACGCCTCCCACTGCCTGCACACCAAACCCAACCAGCACAATGAGACCAGAGAGTTACAGCCCACAGGCGGCGAGTCTATTACGTGCCACAGGGAGTTACTGCAAACACCCTTGACCCGGGCACATGGCTGGTTCTGGAGGCAGGTGACGTCCTTCTGGCCAGAAGGAAGAGATCACAGGCCGGCTGTGAGCTCAGGCCTGGGTCAATAAAGTGTCATGCACACCATGCGGAGGAAGGAAGCTGAACTCCCTGCAGCGAACTGCCTTGCCAGAGCACACGGTGCCAGCCTCAGCCCAACACGGGATTTGATCTCAGGGgctcctggcttccagccctgaGCTCAGGCCACTGGGCTACACTGCTGCTTGCAGCGCAGCCACCAACCCAATTGCTGTAGGGGTATAAATGGCAGCTGCCAGACACCACTTTGGAGCTGCAGCTCTCGGCCTGGCCTGGCTCCTTCAGGAGAAATGCCGCTCACCTCGTGGATTCCAGATAACACCACAGAAGGAGCAAAGTGGGAGACGGAGGCTCTTGGGGGAGAGTCGCTGGCCCGGCTTGGGACTCAGCAGATCTGGGTTCCGCTTCTAGTTCTGCTACAGACTCCCTCCGTGACCTTGGGTGAGTCATTTTCACCCCTCCATGTGTCTCGGTTCCCCACCGCTAACACTGAGGTGACACCACTTCTCAACCTCTCAGGGACGTGGTGGGGACAAATTCTTCAATGTATGAGGCTATATGGTCTTACCCCATGATACCAGCCTCTCTAGACTTAGCTGTAGTAATGGATACTGAAGGGCTCATAACCCCAGAGAGCATCACAAACACACACCAAGCTTTGCTGCATGCGTACTGAAGCCGGCCATGCCCTCGGAGCTTGCAAAGGAACACGAACAGAGCTCTAAGCACAAGGGCAAACACGCAACGGGGGAGATTGCAGCATGGGGAGGATCTCGGAGAGGCAAGGGAAGGAGCATGGGAGATGGCACCTTTGAAAGGAAAGGATGAATGTGCACAGAGCCCAGAGGAGGAGTATGTGACAAAGGGAGCAGGTCGGAGAGAGGCCAGGCAGAAGTTGGATCAAAACCTGCTACCTGGGTTGTAGGTTCTACAGCAAAATGGATCAGGAGGCAGAAAATTCTCATGGCCTCGCTGAACTCGCCCATTAATTGGATTGTCTTGTAGGACTGCTGGGCAGAGACGAAGGCAGCTCCCGCCTGGTAAGGACAGGGTAAGGAGGCAGGAAGGAGGCTCACTCACCAAGACTTCTATGGAGGGAACTTGGACAGAGATGTAGATTGGGTTCAGGTCCGTTTTCTTAATGTTCTTGACGCCCTGCAAGTCGATATCTAGGATGCAGATCTGGTTCCGTGCCTGCACGGCCTGGACTGCAGctttactgggggggagggggggagaaaagaaGAAGCTAGTTACTGGACACGTTGGGGTAGGGATGCTGTGCAGGGAACCTCAGGGAACGCTCTCCATCTAGGCTGCCCTCTGCTGTTCTCCTTTGTGCCGATATCTCCCAGCACCCCTCAGGATGTCTCTCCCATGGTCACAAGGAGGAGTGAATGAACTAGAAATGG
The DNA window shown above is from Pelodiscus sinensis isolate JC-2024 chromosome 2, ASM4963464v1, whole genome shotgun sequence and carries:
- the GUK1 gene encoding guanylate kinase isoform X3, which encodes MTGPRPVVLSGPSGAGKSTLLKMLLKDYGNVFGFSVSHTTRQPRVGEVNGKEYHFVTRDQMQQEIDAGQFIEHAEFSGNMYGTSKAAVQAVQARNQICILDIDLQGVKNIKKTDLNPIYISVQVPSIEVLEKRLRDRQTESEESLLKRLNAARIDMELSNEPGLFDLIIINNDLEKAYSELKEILAEEIQKIQESKKS
- the GUK1 gene encoding guanylate kinase isoform X1, translated to MSWRRLFSAAAAAMTGPRPVVLSGPSGAGKSTLLKMLLKDYGNVFGFSVSHTTRQPRVGEVNGKEYHFVTRDQMQQEIDAGQFIEHAEFSGNMYGTSKAAVQAVQARNQICILDIDLQGVKNIKKTDLNPIYISVQVPSIEVLEKRLRDRQTESEESLLKRLNAARIDMELSNEPGLFDLIIINNDLEKAYSELKEILAEEIQKIQESKKS
- the GUK1 gene encoding guanylate kinase isoform X2; translation: MSWRRLFSAAAADTTRQPRVGEVNGKEYHFVTRDQMQQEIDAGQFIEHAEFSGNMYGTSKAAVQAVQARNQICILDIDLQGVKNIKKTDLNPIYISVQVPSIEVLEKRLRDRQTESEESLLKRLNAARIDMELSNEPGLFDLIIINNDLEKAYSELKEILAEEIQKIQESKKS